In Ancylomarina subtilis, the genomic stretch TGCATTATTATTTAAGAATGATTTTTTTTTCTTTTTCTACTGATTTTGTTGTCTTTAGAAGTTTTGTATGTATATCTTTGTGGTAAGCTTTTATAAAACGACAATTATGCTACCTAAATTTCTATTAGCGGATAATTCGCAAGAATTACCAGACACTTTGTTTATCATTCATACAAAGGACCCTCGTTGCATTATCGAATGCGATGTTGAAGACTTCAACTCTAGCCAGACTGTGTATTGGCTTGATGAAGAACCTAAAGAGCAAGAAATAATCGAGGATGTTATGGATGAGGCTGAAACTTTCTATAATGATGAATTAGAAAGTCAGGAAGATCTTTACGACGAAGAGTTTGAAGATTAATTTAAATGATTTTATGAAAGCCGATAATCTTGCCTCTATTTTTTGCAAGATTTTCGGTTTCAAATTTTAGTGCAATGAAAAAAAAGTTAAAACGATCATCCAATAAAATGGTTGCCGGCGTATGTGCGGGAATCGCTGAATATTTTGGTTTAGATATTACGATTGTACGTGTAGTTTATGTTTTGCTTTCTATTTTTAGTGTAGGTTTCCCAGGCCTGATTGTTTATTTGGTATTGATGTTCGTAATGCCCGATTATTACGAAGTGATGTAAACACATCCCTCTTTCTAAGCATCAGTACTTTCTTATTGATGTTCTTCTTTTTCCCTCGTTATTAGTGTCTTATTCTTTTAGTTGACTTGGTTTGTCAGGAGCTGTTAAAAAAAATAATATTTTTTTTAAGCTTCACTCTTCCGGGATGGATTTTTCTTTTACTTTTGCATCGATTTTGATAAGATGAAATCTCTTAGAAGCCTTGTAATTCAGGGCTTTTGGTTATTGAAATCATGTTTTTGTTTTTCGAAATCAGACAAGCTTTAAAACAACCAACAAAAAAAAAGAATGAGAATTTTTAGAAGTTTGCTATTGTTATCAATGGCAGTCTTATTGACTATGACTGCACATGCAGAAGAGACATTGAAAAAAACCGATGTGTCATTAAGTGTAGATGTTGTCAGTCGACATGTATGGCGTGCTCGTTTTTCGGGTAATGCACCTTGTATCGAACCAACCTTAAATTTCAATACAGGTAAGTTTTCTTATGGCGTTTGGGGATCCTATGCTTTGGATGAATCTTACCAGGAGGTGGATTTTTACCTACAGTATAACACACCCTTGTTCCAATTTAGTCTTTACGATTTTTATTGTCCCAATGTCGACTTTAAGGATTCAAAATTCTTTGATTTCGATAGTGATAAAAGTGTTCACTTCTTTGATGCGGTAGCCAAGTATAAAGGCTGTGAGAAATTTCCTGTTTCTGTAATGGCTTCCGTTTTCTTTTACGGTGAATACGACCGTGATGCGAATAACGATCAGCGTTATTCTACCTATTTTGAGTTTGGTTATTCTAATTTTATAGGTGGTAAAAAAGTAGCATGGGCACTGGGTATGACACCTGCAAAAGGTTTTTATGCTGACGAAATGAATGTTGTAAACATGGGGATGACCGTGTATGACAAAATTAAATTTAGCGAGCAGTATTCTTTACCTGTTCGCGCAAATGTAAGTTTGAATCCGGTAAGTGAACGTTTACTTTTTAGTTTTGCCTTTACTTTATAAAGGAATTGCTTAAGATATTTCAGAAGCCCTATTGAGAGTGATCTCATTAGGGCTTTTTGTTTAATATTTTAGATTGAAGGTTTTATTTGTAGTTTGAATGCAGAAATGGCTTGTTTGATCAGGTGTATTTTATGAAAGCAGAAAAGTCCGTACATGCTCCATACAAAGAAGACAGCCAGGTCAAAATGCATCCAAATATCCAAATTTTCTAAAAAGCAGATGCCTCCCATTAGACTTAGAGCAATTAACAAAGCATTCATTATAATGATGGTCTTAGATTTTAATGCACTTTCAAATTCAGCATTGTAAGAATCAGGAAGTATTACTTTGGAATTTGAGCTTTGATTAAGAACCCGTTTGAGATAGGTTTTGTGTTTTTCAAGTACGATATATTTTCCATAACCAAATACCTTCAGCTGAAATGAAAGTGTACACAAATAAAATAAACCCGAATTTGTCCATCTCACATCAAAACCAAATGCATGCATAGAGCTTAGAAGAGCAATTGTAATTCCCAATAATAGAAAGATAAGCGATGTGTAAAATATAAACTTAACACCAAATTTTTGTTGTTCCGTTTGAGAGAAGTAAATGGGTTTGTCCTTTTCAATAATACTAATTCTATTTCCCAGGATCTTTAGAATAGTCACGGTCTGTTAGTTTTAATTTATAAAATGTTAACTAAATTATAAATTAAATAGACTTTACACAAAGTTTAATTATGTTTTTTTTGAACGTGTGGTTTGTTATTTTTCGTAAAAATGCATCTCCTTGATATATTGGTATGCAGGGGCTGGCAAGAAGAAAGGGATTTCTTTTTTCTCTTTGATTGCCTGACGAATGAAACTTGACGAAACTTCCATTAATGGAGCTGGAACAATATGAATGATTCCTGGTAGATTAACATCCTCATCTTTAAATCCCGGGCGAGGGTAGACGTAAAGTTCATGGTTCTGTAGTAAAAGCTCGTAGTTTTTCCACTTGGTAAAGCTATTCAGGTTATCAGAGCCAACAATTAAGGAGAATTGATGATTGCTGTGCTTTTCTTTTAAATAGCTAAGTGTATCAATGGTGAATGAGGGCTGAGGTAAACCAAATTCGATATTCGAAGCTTTAAACTGTGGGTAGGCTTCAATGGATAGTTTAACTAGCTCCAATCTGTGATAATCGTTCAAAAGACTGGCTTTATTCTTTAATGGATTATGAGGACTTACGATAAACCAAATTTCTTCCAGATCGGTATACTCAGCCATGAAATTTGCAATGGCTAAATGTCCAATATGAATAGGGTTAAATGATCCAAAAAAGAGTCCAATTTTCATCGTTATTCGAGTTACTATATAAGAGAAAAAAGGCCGTGAAATACTTGTATAGCACAAATCACGGCATAATATCAATATCTATCTTAAAAACTTCTTTAGAGTTTCCTCAGCCTCTATAAAGGCATCTTCAAGCTTATCATTAATGATAATGGTGTCGAAACGATTCGCAAAGCTGAGTTCATATATGAATTTATCAACCCGATTTCGAATGACTTCTTCGCTATCAGTAGAACGACCTCTCAATCGGTTTTCCAATTCCTCTACCGATGGCGGTTGAATGAAAACTGCCAAAGCTCTGTCTTCGTAATATTTTTTAATATTAAGTCCACCCACAACATCTACATCAAAAATCACATTGTTGCCATTTGCTGTAATGCGATCAACTTCACTTTTCAGGGTGCCATAGAAACAGCCTTTGTAAACTTCTTCCCACTCCAGAAATTCATCATTCGCTATTTTAGCCTGAAAATCTTCAGTACTTAGAAAATGATAATCTTTACCATCAACCTCATTGGGTCTCATAGGGCGGTTTGTAGCCGAAATTGAAAATTCAAGATTGAAGTTTTGTGTCAGTAGGTGCTTAACGATAGTCGTTTTTCCAGCCCCACTTGGAGCAGAAAATATAAGGAGTTTGCCAGACATTTTAAAAGTATGAAAATCCCGAAATAAATCGGGATATGAGTATTCTGAATTTCTTAATTGTATTTGGAAATGCTATTTATAGCACGTTTAATAATTGCTCTTTGATCTTTTCCAATTCGTCTTTCATCTGAATGACAATTTTCTGAAGATTGGTGTCGTTAGCTTTTGAACCTAAGGTGTTGATTTCTCTACCAATTTCCTGAGCTATAAAGCCTAATTTTTTACCAATGGCTTCATGGGTTTGAGCTGTTTCGATAAAGTATTTGCAGTGATTAGCCAGACGTACTTTTTCTTCAGTAATATCAAA encodes the following:
- the gmk gene encoding guanylate kinase; protein product: MSGKLLIFSAPSGAGKTTIVKHLLTQNFNLEFSISATNRPMRPNEVDGKDYHFLSTEDFQAKIANDEFLEWEEVYKGCFYGTLKSEVDRITANGNNVIFDVDVVGGLNIKKYYEDRALAVFIQPPSVEELENRLRGRSTDSEEVIRNRVDKFIYELSFANRFDTIIINDKLEDAFIEAEETLKKFLR
- a CDS encoding PspC domain-containing protein; this encodes MKKKLKRSSNKMVAGVCAGIAEYFGLDITIVRVVYVLLSIFSVGFPGLIVYLVLMFVMPDYYEVM
- the nadD gene encoding nicotinate (nicotinamide) nucleotide adenylyltransferase, with protein sequence MKIGLFFGSFNPIHIGHLAIANFMAEYTDLEEIWFIVSPHNPLKNKASLLNDYHRLELVKLSIEAYPQFKASNIEFGLPQPSFTIDTLSYLKEKHSNHQFSLIVGSDNLNSFTKWKNYELLLQNHELYVYPRPGFKDEDVNLPGIIHIVPAPLMEVSSSFIRQAIKEKKEIPFFLPAPAYQYIKEMHFYEK